A genomic window from Scomber scombrus chromosome 18, fScoSco1.1, whole genome shotgun sequence includes:
- the snrnp25 gene encoding U11/U12 small nuclear ribonucleoprotein 25 kDa protein: protein MMEEQSQEDMSGGGQTERDEEVKKEILTAPDAEEEEEEEEEDEEALPHSEILDIFEEGLARLVQDPLLCDLPIQVTLEEVNSQIALEYGQAMTVRVLKADGEIMPIVVVQNASVLDLKKAIRRFMELKQQREGGVKHISWRYVWRTYNLVFQGEKLEDDKMRLKDYGIRNRDEVTFMKRLRKK from the exons ATGATGGAGGAGCAGAGTCAGGAGGACATGTCAGGAGGAGGACAGACTGAGAGGGATGAAGAGGTGAAGAAGGAGATCTTGACAGCTCCAGatgcagaagaggaggaggaggaggaggaggaagatgaagaggctCTTCCTCACTCAGAGATTCTGGATATTTTCGAGGAGGGACTTGCTCGCCTTGTGCAGGACCCTTTACTCTGTGATCTACCAATTCAG GTAACTCTGGAGGAAGTCAATTCTCAAATAGCTCTGGAGTACGGCCAGGCGATGACCGTGAGGGTTTTAAAGGCAGATGGCGAAATAATGC CCATAGTGGTGGTCCAAAACGCTAGTGTACTAGATCTGAAGAAGGCAATCCGCAGATTCATGGAGCTGAAACAGCAGCGTGAAGGCGGAGTGAAACATATCAGCTG gaGATATGTTTGGAGAACTTATAATTTAGTGTTTCAAGGGGAAAAACTTGAAGATGACAAGATGAGGCTCAAAGA CTACGGGATCAGGAACAGAGATGAAGTAACGTTCATGAAGAGACTCAGGAAAAAGTGA